In Deinococcus aquiradiocola, a genomic segment contains:
- a CDS encoding acyl-CoA thioesterase, which produces MTEPVSGTLHGGATYPLSFPLRVRWTEVDPQGVVFNGHYLMYADLCTTEYFRAAGLAPWGGLPDPAAPHDPQGLDQYVVRATAEYRASARFDDLLTLRGRVSRLGNSSFVFECRVERDGELLCTVEVVSVNAHAGRSRPLPASFRAAVLALQPDLAAPDGSAPALSFQGDSPA; this is translated from the coding sequence ATGACCGAACCTGTATCTGGAACCTTGCATGGCGGGGCGACGTACCCGCTCTCCTTTCCGCTGCGGGTGCGCTGGACGGAAGTGGACCCGCAGGGCGTGGTGTTCAACGGGCACTACCTGATGTACGCGGACCTGTGCACCACCGAGTACTTCCGCGCGGCGGGCCTCGCCCCGTGGGGCGGGCTGCCGGACCCGGCCGCGCCGCACGACCCGCAGGGACTCGACCAGTACGTGGTGCGCGCCACGGCCGAGTACCGCGCGTCCGCCCGTTTCGACGACCTGCTGACCCTGCGTGGGCGCGTGTCGCGGCTCGGGAACAGCAGTTTCGTGTTCGAGTGCCGCGTCGAGCGTGACGGGGAACTGCTGTGCACGGTGGAGGTCGTGTCCGTGAACGCGCACGCGGGCCGTTCGCGCCCCCTTCCGGCCTCGTTCCGGGCGGCGGTCCTGGCCCTCCAGCCGGACCTCGCCGCCCCCGACGGCAGCGCTCCGGCCCTCTCGTTTCAGGGCGACTCGCCCGCCTGA
- a CDS encoding cold-shock protein, producing MATGKVKWFNAEKGFGFIETPGSPDVFAHFSAIQGSGFKKLNEGDEVEFEIQPGQNGKGPQAAKIVVTKAAPESSYGNSRPQRNDRW from the coding sequence ATGGCAACAGGTAAAGTGAAATGGTTTAACGCGGAAAAAGGCTTCGGATTCATCGAGACCCCCGGTAGCCCGGACGTCTTCGCGCACTTCAGCGCCATCCAGGGCAGCGGCTTCAAGAAGCTGAACGAAGGCGACGAGGTCGAGTTCGAGATTCAGCCCGGTCAGAACGGCAAGGGCCCCCAGGCCGCCAAGATCGTGGTGACCAAGGCCGCTCCCGAGAGCAGCTACGGCAACAGCCGTCCCCAGCGCAACGACCGCTGGTAA
- a CDS encoding YebC/PmpR family DNA-binding transcriptional regulator, whose protein sequence is MAGHSKWAQIKRKKGANDKRRSGIISKHIRALTAAVRSGGSGDPAGNLSLKNAIAAAKSDNVGTENIENAIKRAVSNADGGADYKTVVYEGYGPGGTAILIEALTDNVNRTVGDVRSVFTKRGGSMGNSGSVAWQFESKGIIQLAENTEAAQEAAIELGAEDLQDGEEGLEISTAPTDLYAVSEGLTSRGFTVVNASLTMLPSNTVSVAGADADKLMTLIEYLEDLDDVQNVYSNADMPEEVEA, encoded by the coding sequence ATGGCAGGTCATAGCAAGTGGGCTCAGATCAAACGCAAGAAGGGCGCGAACGACAAGCGGCGCAGCGGCATCATCTCCAAGCACATCCGGGCGCTCACGGCGGCCGTCCGCAGCGGCGGCAGCGGTGACCCGGCCGGGAACCTCTCGCTGAAGAACGCCATCGCGGCCGCGAAGTCCGACAACGTCGGCACGGAGAACATCGAGAACGCCATCAAGCGGGCCGTCAGCAACGCCGACGGCGGCGCAGACTACAAGACCGTGGTGTACGAAGGGTACGGCCCCGGCGGGACCGCGATCCTGATCGAGGCGCTGACCGACAACGTGAACCGCACGGTGGGCGACGTGCGCTCCGTGTTCACGAAGCGTGGCGGCAGCATGGGCAACAGCGGGTCGGTCGCGTGGCAGTTCGAGAGCAAGGGCATCATCCAGCTGGCCGAGAACACCGAGGCCGCGCAGGAGGCCGCCATCGAACTGGGCGCCGAGGACCTGCAGGACGGCGAGGAGGGCCTGGAGATCAGCACGGCGCCCACCGACCTGTACGCGGTGTCGGAGGGCCTCACGTCGCGCGGCTTCACGGTCGTGAACGCCAGCCTGACCATGCTGCCCAGCAACACGGTGTCGGTGGCGGGCGCGGACGCCGACAAGCTCATGACGCTCATCGAGTACCTCGAGGACCTGGACGACGTGCAGAACGTGTACTCCAACGCCGACATGCCCGAGGAAGTCGAGGCCTGA
- a CDS encoding PSP1 domain-containing protein: protein MQIQPVRFERSPQLHAMMTEQAYPVGARVVVQGKRGPEVATVRGEAEEMPATGRYGMILQEATQEDLERWAELGREAEDLKWLLRARARARNLPVKIVAAEYTLDASLLTVSYSAEERIELSALIQDLRSHTRARVNFAAVGPREQAMMLGALGACGKENCSSHHLQEFAPVSIRMARDQQLPLNPEKLSGPCGRLLCCLQYEHTQYIELLQHIPRKNAKVCVEGSGACGKVVKLHPLQGTVDVYTDQGLLTEVPAADLRAQKDAPQENRPRRNG, encoded by the coding sequence GTGCAGATTCAGCCTGTCCGTTTCGAACGCAGCCCGCAGCTGCACGCCATGATGACCGAGCAGGCGTACCCGGTCGGCGCGCGCGTGGTGGTGCAGGGCAAACGCGGCCCGGAGGTCGCCACCGTGCGCGGCGAGGCCGAAGAGATGCCCGCCACCGGCCGGTACGGCATGATCCTGCAGGAGGCGACACAGGAGGACCTGGAGCGCTGGGCGGAACTGGGCCGCGAGGCCGAGGACCTCAAGTGGCTGCTGCGGGCCCGCGCCCGCGCCCGCAACCTCCCGGTGAAGATCGTGGCGGCCGAGTACACGCTGGACGCGTCGCTGCTGACCGTGAGTTACAGCGCCGAGGAGCGCATCGAGCTGAGCGCCCTGATTCAGGATCTGCGCTCGCACACGCGGGCCCGCGTGAACTTCGCGGCGGTCGGGCCGCGCGAGCAGGCCATGATGCTCGGCGCGCTCGGCGCGTGCGGCAAGGAGAACTGCTCCAGCCACCACCTGCAGGAGTTCGCGCCCGTCAGCATCCGCATGGCGCGCGACCAGCAGCTGCCGCTCAACCCGGAGAAACTGTCCGGCCCGTGCGGGCGGCTGCTGTGCTGCCTGCAGTACGAGCACACGCAGTACATCGAGCTGCTGCAGCACATCCCGCGCAAGAACGCCAAGGTGTGCGTGGAGGGCAGCGGCGCGTGCGGGAAGGTCGTGAAGCTCCACCCGCTGCAGGGCACAGTGGACGTGTACACCGACCAGGGCCTGCTGACGGAAGTGCCCGCCGCCGACCTGCGCGCGCAGAAGGACGCGCCGCAGGAGAACCGCCCTCGCCGCAACGGCTGA
- the kynU gene encoding kynureninase has product MPYPDAAATHLTPAEDAVPADLLALDATDPLARTRDLFSLPDSVLYLDGNSLGALPAHVPDRVAQVVTREWGDQLIRSWTGDAAWMTLPDRVAARLAPLLGARPEQVAVSDSTSVNLFKLLSAALHLQDTASGGTRRVILTDADNFPTDLYVAQGLNALLRDRYELRRVPALDLAGAFGPDVAVLLATEVDYRTGERLDLPGLTRDAHAHGVLTVWDLAHSAGAFPLDLRAADVDFALGCGYKFLNGGPGAPSFVYVSERHLEGVPAFLSGWMGHAEPFEMAREYRPAAGARRFVVGTPGVLNLAALDAALEVFGDVDLHALRTKSLGLTDTFIRLMAPVAARHGLTLVTPLEHARRGSQVSYRHARAGELMTHLIRAGVIGDYRTPDILRFGFTPLYLSYADTYRAAQRTGAVLDAVLGAAQVQA; this is encoded by the coding sequence ATGCCGTACCCCGACGCTGCCGCCACGCACCTCACGCCCGCCGAAGACGCCGTTCCCGCCGACCTGCTCGCCCTGGACGCCACCGACCCGCTCGCACGGACCCGCGACCTCTTCTCGCTGCCGGACAGCGTGCTGTACCTGGACGGCAACAGCCTCGGCGCGCTGCCCGCGCACGTCCCGGACCGGGTCGCGCAGGTCGTGACGCGCGAGTGGGGAGACCAGCTCATCCGTTCGTGGACCGGCGACGCCGCGTGGATGACGCTGCCGGACCGGGTCGCGGCCCGCCTCGCGCCGCTGCTGGGCGCACGTCCGGAGCAGGTGGCCGTGTCGGACAGCACCAGCGTGAACCTCTTCAAGCTGCTGTCGGCCGCGCTGCACCTGCAGGACACGGCGTCCGGCGGGACGCGGCGCGTGATCCTGACGGACGCCGACAACTTCCCCACCGACCTGTACGTCGCGCAGGGCCTGAACGCCCTCCTGCGGGACCGCTACGAGCTGCGGCGCGTCCCGGCGCTGGACCTGGCGGGCGCGTTCGGGCCGGACGTGGCGGTCCTCCTGGCGACCGAGGTGGATTACCGGACCGGTGAGCGCCTGGACCTGCCGGGCCTCACGCGGGACGCGCACGCGCACGGCGTGCTGACCGTGTGGGACCTGGCGCACTCGGCGGGCGCGTTCCCGCTGGACCTGCGCGCGGCAGACGTGGATTTCGCGCTCGGCTGCGGGTACAAGTTCCTGAACGGCGGGCCGGGCGCGCCGTCCTTCGTGTACGTCTCGGAACGGCACCTGGAGGGCGTTCCGGCGTTCCTGAGCGGCTGGATGGGGCACGCCGAGCCGTTCGAGATGGCGCGAGAGTACCGTCCGGCGGCGGGCGCGCGCCGCTTCGTGGTGGGGACGCCCGGCGTGCTGAACCTCGCGGCGCTGGACGCGGCCCTCGAAGTGTTCGGGGACGTGGACCTGCACGCGCTGCGCACCAAGTCGCTCGGCCTGACCGACACCTTCATCCGGCTGATGGCGCCTGTCGCGGCCCGGCACGGTCTGACGCTCGTCACGCCGCTGGAGCACGCGCGGCGCGGCAGTCAGGTGTCGTACCGGCACGCGCGCGCCGGGGAACTCATGACGCACCTGATCCGGGCGGGCGTGATCGGCGACTACCGCACGCCGGACATCCTGCGCTTCGGGTTCACGCCGCTGTACCTGTCGTACGCGGACACGTACCGCGCCGCGCAGCGCACCGGGGCCGTGCTGGACGCCGTGCTCGGCGCAGCGCAGGTGCAGGCGTGA
- the kynA gene encoding tryptophan 2,3-dioxygenase: protein MNAAGSAPAGDADAPERAYTDFTRALSYGEYLQLDALHAAHRPVTPAHDEHLFIAVHHVSEVWLNLIVQELRAAMTLLEAGVTDAPLKMLSRVVRAQEQMTNAWEVLKTMTPADYLQFRDAFGQASGFQSAQYRMMEFLLGNRSAVLLRPHEHRPDLHGPLLAALHAPSVYDLTLRLLAARGLPVPAEVLDRDLTVPHEAHPGVLAAWLAVYRDPERYWDVYELAEKLLDVEDNFRRWRFNHLTTVERTIGFKRGSGGTSGAGYLQRALGTVLFPELWEVRTHL, encoded by the coding sequence GTGAACGCCGCGGGCAGCGCGCCTGCCGGGGACGCGGACGCGCCGGAACGCGCGTACACCGACTTCACGCGCGCCCTGAGTTACGGCGAGTACCTGCAGCTCGACGCCCTGCATGCCGCGCACCGGCCCGTGACGCCCGCGCACGACGAGCACCTGTTCATCGCGGTGCATCACGTGTCCGAGGTGTGGCTGAACCTGATCGTGCAGGAACTGCGGGCCGCCATGACGCTGCTGGAGGCGGGCGTGACGGACGCGCCCCTCAAGATGCTGAGCCGCGTGGTGCGCGCCCAGGAGCAGATGACGAACGCGTGGGAGGTCCTGAAGACCATGACGCCCGCCGACTACCTGCAGTTCCGGGACGCGTTCGGGCAGGCGTCCGGCTTTCAGTCCGCGCAGTACCGCATGATGGAGTTCCTGCTCGGCAACCGCAGCGCCGTCCTGCTGCGCCCGCACGAGCACCGCCCGGACCTGCACGGGCCGCTGCTGGCCGCCCTGCACGCCCCCAGCGTGTACGACCTGACGTTGCGCCTCCTGGCGGCGCGCGGCCTGCCGGTGCCCGCCGAGGTGCTGGACCGTGACCTGACCGTGCCGCACGAGGCGCACCCGGGCGTGCTGGCCGCGTGGCTCGCCGTGTACCGCGACCCGGAACGGTACTGGGACGTGTACGAACTCGCGGAGAAGCTGCTGGACGTGGAGGATAACTTCCGCCGCTGGCGGTTCAATCACCTGACGACGGTGGAGCGCACCATCGGCTTCAAGCGCGGCAGCGGCGGCACGAGCGGCGCCGGGTACCTGCAGCGCGCGCTCGGCACGGTGCTGTTCCCGGAACTGTGGGAGGTCCGCACGCACCTGTAG
- a CDS encoding MBL fold metallo-hydrolase: MTQVPVYAHGPLRVSTLVTGPVQENAVLVWGPEGQGFLIDPGDDAGQVLAWVRALEVQVQAILLTHAHFDHIGAVQPVREALSVPVYLHADGLDLYAQGAQSAARWNLPFVQPDAPEHGIVQGQTFVAGGLTLTARELPGHAPGHVVLLASTGAEGFVVAGDTLFQGSVGRTDLPGGNHDLLLAGIRQELLTLPDDTVVYPGHGGPTSVGRERGSNPYLR, encoded by the coding sequence ATGACGCAAGTTCCTGTGTACGCCCACGGCCCGCTGCGGGTCTCGACGCTCGTGACGGGGCCGGTGCAGGAGAACGCCGTGCTCGTGTGGGGGCCGGAAGGTCAGGGGTTCCTGATCGACCCGGGCGACGACGCCGGGCAGGTGCTGGCGTGGGTGCGGGCGCTGGAAGTGCAGGTGCAGGCGATCCTGCTGACGCACGCGCACTTCGATCACATCGGGGCGGTGCAGCCGGTCCGGGAGGCGCTGAGCGTGCCGGTGTACCTGCACGCGGACGGGCTGGACCTGTACGCGCAGGGCGCACAGAGCGCGGCGCGCTGGAATCTGCCGTTCGTGCAGCCGGACGCGCCGGAGCACGGCATCGTGCAGGGGCAGACGTTCGTGGCGGGCGGCCTGACGCTCACCGCGCGGGAACTGCCGGGGCACGCGCCGGGGCACGTGGTGTTGCTGGCGAGCACCGGCGCGGAGGGCTTCGTGGTGGCGGGCGACACCCTGTTCCAGGGGAGCGTGGGGCGCACGGACCTGCCGGGCGGGAACCACGACCTGCTCCTGGCGGGCATCCGGCAGGAACTGCTGACCCTGCCGGACGACACGGTGGTGTATCCCGGTCACGGCGGGCCGACCAGCGTGGGCCGCGAGCGCGGCAGCAACCCCTACCTGCGCTGA
- a CDS encoding HD domain-containing phosphohydrolase: MTYQPPELLHPQPAAGPSPLEGTALLDGPGPDAVLVSCTDGYAHLHGRTPQQLTGQTMPGVPDGPTVTRTLPDGRTVTLDVTRSALTLGGRVLTLENVRAVSLRPGRPAPDRDAPTGLGDRRAFEQDLEEELARAARHRYPVTVLTADLDGLKRVNDEHGHARGDDLLGTFARELRGQFRASDRLYRLGGDEFAAILAHADTTNVAQILMRVTAAMTHTRHATGLPGADVSAGYATFPGDSGSPGDLIRLANERMYGQKRAHRGVRPGQDCVTGQLDHTVQTVAQRTVRMTFALLAQATDPSAQDWAALLEAAVLTVPDAAAGQFWVRGPAGPGLDAFQLRAVTGLPDTDLGLTRTPDDTLALYGASAHDWQHGRPNIHARTDTDGAASPSTMDVPVVAEREVLAHLHLQGTPGRTFGPAATHAALEFAQQLAALLAGCARTQRETRRRQELETLAALNVALGRARTPAAVETVLTEQAASLLAAQTATYLKYDPVTDSLVPTVTVGRARTGQSALPRGVGVPWDAAERACILRSDDTHRDHPAPQHGRPGAALATLHAPLVSSSGQLLGVLAVGREASPFSDLDVTLAQAMTGAAATSLERSVEAVAVHQARTGALHAVGLALEARDFESPGHTARVVALAERFAESLALDADQKEALREGAYLHDIGKLSLPDEVLLKPGALTPQERVIMQTHARIGYDLSRSLPTLPEASLLIRHHHEWWNGSGYPDGLAGQHIPYLARVFTLVDVYDALTSDLPYKRAWTPREAAHGLRSLSGTQFDPTLLKAFLSLLKL; this comes from the coding sequence ATGACGTACCAGCCGCCCGAACTGCTCCACCCTCAGCCCGCGGCAGGGCCGAGCCCGCTGGAAGGCACCGCCCTGCTGGACGGTCCCGGCCCGGACGCCGTCCTCGTCAGCTGCACGGACGGGTACGCGCACCTGCACGGCCGCACGCCGCAGCAGCTCACCGGTCAGACCATGCCGGGCGTGCCGGACGGGCCGACGGTGACGCGCACCCTGCCGGACGGCCGCACCGTGACGCTGGACGTGACGCGGTCCGCCCTGACGCTCGGCGGCCGCGTCCTCACGCTGGAGAACGTGCGCGCCGTGAGCCTCCGGCCCGGACGGCCCGCCCCCGACAGGGACGCCCCGACCGGACTCGGGGACCGTCGGGCCTTCGAGCAGGACCTCGAGGAGGAACTCGCGCGGGCCGCTCGGCACCGCTACCCCGTCACGGTCCTCACGGCGGACCTCGACGGCCTGAAACGCGTGAACGACGAGCACGGCCACGCGCGTGGCGACGACCTGCTCGGCACCTTCGCGCGAGAGTTGCGCGGCCAGTTCCGCGCGTCCGACCGCCTGTACCGGCTGGGTGGCGACGAGTTCGCCGCCATCCTCGCGCACGCCGACACCACGAACGTCGCCCAGATCCTGATGCGCGTCACGGCCGCCATGACCCACACCCGGCACGCGACCGGCCTTCCCGGCGCCGACGTCAGCGCCGGGTACGCCACCTTCCCCGGTGACAGCGGCTCGCCGGGCGACCTGATCCGCCTCGCGAACGAGCGCATGTACGGCCAGAAACGCGCCCACCGCGGCGTCCGGCCCGGACAGGACTGCGTGACCGGACAGCTGGACCACACCGTGCAGACCGTCGCGCAGCGCACCGTCCGCATGACCTTCGCGCTGCTCGCCCAGGCGACCGACCCGAGCGCCCAGGACTGGGCGGCCCTGCTGGAAGCGGCCGTCCTGACCGTACCGGACGCCGCGGCTGGACAGTTCTGGGTGAGAGGGCCCGCCGGACCCGGACTGGACGCCTTCCAGCTGCGTGCCGTGACGGGCCTCCCCGACACGGACCTGGGCCTGACGCGCACGCCGGACGACACGCTCGCCCTGTACGGCGCGTCCGCCCACGACTGGCAGCACGGCCGCCCGAACATCCATGCACGGACAGACACGGACGGCGCGGCCTCACCGTCCACCATGGACGTGCCGGTCGTCGCGGAACGCGAGGTGCTGGCACACCTGCACCTGCAGGGCACGCCCGGCCGCACCTTCGGTCCAGCCGCGACGCACGCCGCGCTGGAGTTCGCGCAGCAGCTCGCGGCCCTCCTGGCAGGGTGCGCACGCACGCAGCGCGAAACGAGGCGCCGCCAGGAACTCGAAACGCTCGCCGCGCTGAACGTCGCGCTGGGCCGCGCCCGGACGCCCGCCGCCGTCGAAACGGTCCTCACGGAGCAGGCCGCGTCCCTGCTCGCCGCGCAGACCGCCACGTACCTGAAGTACGACCCCGTCACCGACAGCCTCGTCCCCACCGTCACGGTCGGCCGCGCCCGGACGGGGCAGTCGGCCCTGCCGCGCGGCGTGGGCGTCCCCTGGGACGCCGCCGAGCGCGCCTGCATCCTCCGCAGCGACGACACGCACCGCGACCACCCCGCACCGCAGCACGGGCGGCCCGGCGCGGCCCTCGCCACCCTGCACGCTCCCCTCGTCAGCTCCTCCGGGCAGCTGCTCGGCGTGCTCGCCGTGGGCCGCGAAGCGTCCCCCTTCAGCGACCTCGACGTGACCCTCGCGCAGGCCATGACGGGCGCCGCCGCCACCTCCCTCGAACGCAGCGTCGAGGCGGTCGCCGTCCACCAGGCCCGCACGGGCGCCCTGCACGCCGTCGGCCTCGCCCTCGAAGCGCGCGACTTCGAGAGTCCCGGCCACACCGCCCGCGTCGTCGCCCTCGCAGAACGCTTCGCCGAGAGCCTCGCGCTGGACGCCGACCAGAAAGAAGCGCTCCGCGAAGGCGCGTACCTGCACGACATCGGCAAACTCAGCCTCCCCGACGAGGTACTCCTCAAACCCGGCGCGCTCACCCCGCAGGAACGCGTCATCATGCAGACGCACGCCCGCATCGGCTACGACCTCAGCCGCAGCCTCCCCACCCTCCCCGAAGCGTCCCTGCTCATCCGGCACCACCACGAATGGTGGAACGGCAGCGGCTACCCAGACGGGCTCGCCGGACAGCACATCCCGTACCTCGCGCGCGTCTTCACGCTCGTCGACGTGTACGACGCCCTCACCAGCGACCTCCCCTACAAACGCGCCTGGACCCCCAGAGAAGCCGCGCACGGCCTGCGCAGCCTCAGCGGCACGCAGTTCGACCCCACCCTCCTCAAAGCCTTCCTCAGCCTGCTCAAACTCTGA
- a CDS encoding response regulator transcription factor, whose amino-acid sequence MSHVVVVEDEGTVRDVLRFHLERAGLKVSAFETAAPAWDAFGTADVVVLDWMLPGESGISVLRRLRQHPELKRLPVLMLTARAAEAERVEGLETGADDYLTKPFSAAELVARVRALLRRTQTEVPQTLQNGPLSIDVGAAEAKLGGARLNLTRREFDLLAFLTQNTGRVYARTELLDRVWGADFLGGERTVDQHITQLRSHLHDDPAQPGFLETVRGKGYRMRPWQESGTLGSTG is encoded by the coding sequence ATGAGCCATGTGGTGGTCGTTGAGGATGAAGGAACGGTACGTGACGTGCTCCGCTTTCACCTGGAACGCGCCGGGCTGAAGGTCAGTGCGTTCGAGACGGCGGCGCCCGCCTGGGACGCGTTCGGGACGGCGGACGTGGTGGTGCTGGACTGGATGCTGCCCGGCGAGAGCGGCATCAGCGTGCTGCGCCGACTGCGGCAGCATCCGGAACTCAAGCGCCTGCCGGTCCTGATGCTCACGGCCCGCGCGGCCGAAGCGGAGCGCGTGGAGGGCCTGGAGACCGGAGCAGACGATTACCTGACCAAACCGTTCTCGGCGGCGGAACTCGTGGCGCGCGTCCGTGCCCTGCTGCGCCGCACGCAGACCGAGGTGCCGCAGACGCTGCAGAACGGGCCGCTCAGCATCGACGTGGGGGCCGCCGAAGCGAAACTCGGCGGGGCGCGCCTGAACCTCACGCGGCGCGAGTTCGACCTGCTGGCGTTCCTGACGCAGAACACCGGGCGCGTGTACGCCCGCACCGAACTGCTCGACCGGGTGTGGGGCGCGGATTTCCTGGGCGGCGAACGCACCGTGGACCAGCACATCACGCAGCTGCGCTCCCACCTGCACGACGACCCCGCCCAGCCGGGCTTCCTGGAGACGGTGCGCGGCAAGGGGTACCGCATGCGGCCGTGGCAGGAGAGCGGGACGCTGGGGAGCACCGGGTGA
- a CDS encoding sensor histidine kinase, producing the protein MSPHGAAQPDRWIDALPQAVVLYCSAPGGGQRTVQRLNAAAARLWGVTDDRARGRPLLEVLRRHTLETLCERGGELELDVAGRALHCQALLTVAGQGLNALIVEDVTDHRRREAELREAAAILSHEFRTPVAGLRGVLEALEYQMPPEMQQSFVRQGLQEVERLARLVEDLAVGFRPTRARTFPISEAFARAERLLAQDAALTGTPLSFGEDHLVRADPDKLLQVLLNLIENAMKYGPRGGEVRVETRNQGGFVEVAVLDGGASVPDTENIFKAHTRGAAATGNGSGMGLYIVRSVVQGWGGQAWAERRGDQNAFCFTLPSVAGLI; encoded by the coding sequence ATGTCGCCGCACGGCGCGGCGCAACCGGACCGCTGGATCGACGCGCTGCCGCAGGCGGTGGTGCTGTACTGCAGCGCGCCGGGCGGCGGTCAGCGGACCGTGCAGCGCCTGAACGCGGCCGCCGCGCGCCTGTGGGGCGTCACGGACGACCGGGCGCGCGGGCGTCCGCTGCTGGAGGTGCTGCGCCGTCACACGCTGGAGACGCTGTGCGAGCGGGGCGGGGAGCTGGAGCTGGACGTGGCGGGGCGCGCGCTGCACTGTCAGGCGCTGCTGACGGTGGCCGGGCAGGGCCTGAACGCGCTGATCGTGGAAGACGTGACGGACCACCGCCGCCGCGAGGCGGAACTGCGGGAGGCGGCCGCGATCCTGTCGCACGAGTTCCGGACGCCCGTCGCGGGCTTGCGGGGCGTGCTGGAGGCGCTGGAGTACCAGATGCCGCCCGAGATGCAGCAGAGCTTCGTGCGGCAGGGCCTGCAGGAGGTGGAGCGGCTCGCGCGGCTGGTGGAGGACCTCGCGGTGGGGTTCCGGCCCACGCGGGCGCGGACCTTCCCGATCAGCGAGGCGTTCGCGCGGGCCGAGCGGCTGCTCGCGCAGGACGCGGCCCTGACCGGCACGCCCCTGAGTTTCGGGGAGGATCACCTCGTGCGGGCCGACCCGGACAAGCTGCTGCAGGTACTGCTGAACCTGATCGAGAACGCCATGAAGTACGGGCCGCGCGGCGGCGAGGTGCGCGTCGAGACGCGCAACCAGGGCGGGTTCGTGGAGGTGGCCGTGCTGGACGGCGGCGCGAGCGTGCCCGACACCGAGAACATCTTCAAGGCGCACACGCGGGGCGCGGCCGCGACCGGCAACGGGAGCGGCATGGGGCTGTACATCGTGCGGAGCGTCGTGCAGGGCTGGGGCGGTCAGGCGTGGGCGGAACGGCGCGGCGACCAGAACGCCTTCTGCTTCACCCTGCCGTCCGTGGCCGGCCTGATCTGA
- the phoU gene encoding phosphate signaling complex protein PhoU, with protein MREALEQDLNKVLNGAMEMLGTVERMLPVAAAVLNDRDGARLEEVQALDREVDAHEARIEAECLRLIALHQPVARDLRLIALVLKSLTDIERMGDYVVHVAEDGEELSRAPALKRYVNLTRMLERLQEMAVALRGAIAARSVPAAREALTMDDEVDDLYEQVQRELVTYMLEDPRNISKSLILMRVGRSLERVGDHMENVAERVQYWVTGER; from the coding sequence ATGCGTGAAGCCCTGGAACAAGACCTGAACAAGGTGCTGAATGGCGCCATGGAAATGCTCGGCACCGTCGAGCGGATGCTGCCCGTCGCGGCGGCCGTCCTGAACGACCGTGACGGAGCGAGACTGGAGGAGGTCCAGGCGCTCGACCGTGAAGTGGACGCGCACGAGGCGCGCATCGAGGCGGAGTGCCTGCGGCTCATCGCGCTGCACCAGCCGGTCGCGCGGGACCTGCGCCTGATCGCGCTGGTCCTCAAGAGCCTGACGGACATCGAACGGATGGGCGATTACGTCGTGCACGTCGCGGAGGACGGCGAGGAACTGAGCCGCGCTCCGGCCCTGAAGCGTTACGTGAACCTCACGCGGATGCTGGAGCGCCTGCAGGAGATGGCGGTCGCGCTGCGCGGGGCGATCGCGGCGCGCAGCGTCCCGGCGGCGCGCGAGGCGCTCACCATGGACGACGAGGTGGACGACCTGTACGAGCAGGTGCAGCGTGAACTGGTGACGTACATGCTGGAGGACCCGCGCAACATCAGCAAGTCCCTGATCCTGATGCGGGTGGGGCGGTCCCTGGAACGGGTGGGCGACCACATGGAGAACGTCGCGGAACGCGTGCAGTACTGGGTGACCGGCGAACGTTGA